DNA sequence from the Corvus hawaiiensis isolate bCorHaw1 chromosome 6, bCorHaw1.pri.cur, whole genome shotgun sequence genome:
TGGGCCCAGTACGAGAGCATCCCATGGCCGGACCGGATCATGAACCTGGTGTCCTGCAACGTGGACGGGGAGGACGAGTACGGGAGGCTCCTCCGCCGCACCCTGATGCGCTACAGCAACCTGGTCAGCGTGCTGATCCTGCGCTCCGTCAGCACCGCCGTCTACAAGCGCTTCCCCAGCATGGAGCACGTCGTGAGGGCAGGTCAGTCCTGCTCCTTGCTGCTCCTCTAGGGGCAGGGGGCCTTGGGAAAGGCTCTCTGGAAATGGGGTGGTGCTGCTCCCTCAGGAcaggtggggatttttttgagaCGCAAGTGTCCAACCTTAACTGCGGGGCTCCCTCAGTCCTCTTGGAAGGTGCTCCTCAAGGTGCAGCAGTTCCCAATCTGCCCGAATCATCTGGCTTCCCTTAGCAAGCCACAGAGATGTGATATCGTTGGCTTCCTAAAAAGAAAAGGCACTTCAGGGACACAAATTATCCCATTCTCAACAAGCATCTATGAACACCAGGcagctgcacctgcagcagtgctttatctccctgatggctctgattTGATGTGCTGCAGACATCCGAAGTGAAATCCCATTATCCCACCTCTGTGACTCAATGTTTTAACAAGGAAACTTGTCCTTCTACATGTCTCCCAAAGTTCTGAGTCTTTCCTGGCATTTTTAAGGAGAGCCAAGGCAACCACCCGAGACTCAGACGTTTTCATTTCGGACCAGATCAGTTCCTTCTGCCTTCTATGTccatccctctcctgctgctctttcccACCCAGGCCTCATGACACCAGAAGAGCACAAGAAGTTTGAGAGCTTGAATTCCCCCCACAACAAGTTTTGGATCCCATGCGTGTGGTTCTCCAACCTGGCTGTGAAGGCAAGGAATGATGGGAGGATCCGGGACAGCGTGCTGCTCCAAGGCATCCTGAATGTGAgtgacagaggggacaggcaACTCTTTGAGATTCTGGGGAATGGGAGGCACCTGTGTAGCAGGTCCTTGACACATTCCAAACAGCCAGTGCCAGTGGAGGGCTCTAGGATCCAGATGGAAAGCCACAAGGAAGCATGTGTCTGGAAGAGACAAGGAGAGGTCAAAAACACCCTCAGCAACTGAGGTCCTGTAGAAAACTTTGCTATTAAAAACTCTTTAGATAGTTTTGGGCAACAGGCCATGCTCCACAGGCAAGACCTGGCAACaatccctgcccagctgcacaGAAAAAGGCTCTGTAGCAGCTCATCCTTCTTGGTATTCATGTGCAGGGAAAGTCACGTGGTTTCTGTTGCCTGGAGCAGGATTCATCTGCCCACAGAGAGAGAATTCTCCCTCTGGGATACTTATCTATcgacaggagagagaaatggaTGCTCCTGAGGGCATTCTTTGCCTCACCTGTTGGCCACTCATTTTGTGAGGAGAAACTCTGCTGTGAAGTGAGCTAGGAAGGGATCTTGGGCTCAGGGGGAGACACCCAGGCAGCAGGGAattcctccaggctgagcaattcCCAGGCTGAGACTGAGCCCTGCTTCCAGAGGAGGTATAACCAgaagggaaagggctggagcaaTGGAGGACAGTGGTGCTGGAGAGGCTCCATGTCCCCAGCAAGGAGATGGGAAGTTATCCTGACGTGccattcccttttccctgctgcaggagctcaaCACCCTGCGCAGCCAGTGTGGGAGGCTCTACGGATACGACTGGATCAGCATCCCCCTGGTCTACACCCAGGTGAGAAGGGAATCCCCACACTCATTGCTCCACCACTGCCTGTGCACATCCCCATTGACACCCAcacctggaatggtttgggttggaagggagcttaaagctcatccagggacaccttccactagaccaggctgctccaaaccctgtccaacctggccttggacacttccaggcatggggcagccacatcttctctggaaaacctaTGCCGGGGCCTCACACCCTCTTagtaaagaattccttcctcATATCTAATCTAAGCCTGCCCTCtatcagtttaaaaccattgttccttgtgctgtcactatctgcctgtgtaaaaagtccctctccctcctttccatAAGCTCCTTCCttaaggtactggaaggccacagcctccccaaaaccttctcatctccaggctgaacaaccccagctctctcagcctgtctttgtagAAGTGCTCCATACCTGCCTCACCTATGGAAAATGCAGGATACTCTTGAATCCCTCACCCCCACCTGCATATGTCATCTCTCTTCCGTAGGTACCTCAGCAcacacccagcccagcctccttTCCCTAACTCAGACACACCCACCTCTCCAGAAACAACCTCTGTCCAGGGGTAACAAATCCACCTGGGAAACACAGGAACACACAGACCCACTCCCTGCACCGCCTTGCAGGGATCACATCCTGGGCAAGATCCCGGGAAGGTTGTGCCAGGTGTGCACTCAGCTGTTTACCAGCCCAGGCAGACACTTTGGCACCACACCTTGCCCCTTTGTCTCCTGCAATCCAGCTGCTCAGATAACAGGGATGCCCTTCACCATgaaacaggagctgctgctgctcctcctctggcaGCACCAGAGGTTAATGAGGAACACATTGGGAAAGTGTATTCCTGTTTCGAACCCCCTTGTTTGTATCAAGGGACCACGTGAGAGCCTTGGTTACTTTTAACTTGAAAAGGGGAAGCTCAGTCCTGTGGTGACAGGGAAAAGTACAAAGCTCAGCATAGCCTGAAATACAGgcaggaaaatattaataaaagctCAGCatgaggagcaggaaggaaggagcaaaTAGCAATGCCAGGGTTCCCTTCCCGGACTTGGAAGCATTCTGCCAGCATGGACTGAGCCATGAGACAGCTTCCAGCCCATCCAGGATGTCATGTGCTTGCTGCTGCCACTGGCCTGTGACACCTGCACAGATGTCATTCCAGGGACAGCACAGAATGGCACCCAGCATATGTAAAagctggagggaaaagggaatgcCTGTAGCTTTCTGCATGGAAATGCATCCTCCTGCAAAAAGCCTGTCAGAACTGAATCCAGGGATTTCCCGAGGCTACAGAGCCTGCCTTTGGAGCTGTGTGGGGTGGAACTGCAGGGAGATGCTGGGAACTCATGCTGCCCTGGTGTGTCCCTTGGCATCCTTCCCAGGTGGTGACCGTGGCTGTTTACAGCTTCTTCCTGGCCTGTCTGATCGGGAGGCAATTCCTGGATCCAGAGAAAGCATATCCTGGCCATGAGCTGGATCTCTTCGTGCCTGTCTTTACGTTTTTGCAATTCTTCTTCTACGCTGGCTGGTTAAAGGTAAGTCCAAGAAAgcatggctggagctggaaTCTGACCCGGCCAAGGGTTCTTCCCAGAGCGAGCTTACCAGGAACTCAGCTGTGTTCTTTGATCTATGGGCAACAACAGTAAGCCAAGAGGGGCTGAGGGAAGTGCCAGGACTTTCTAATTTTCCCAGTGTCTCATTCTGGATACCAGCTGCACTTTTCCTAGGCTTTGATCCTGactagagggaaaaaaggagctCCTGAAGTTGCAGGAGGGCTGTGTGAGCACAGGGGAGTTATAAATTCCAATGTCTCCCAGCCCCTGGGATGCCTCCACTTTTAACCCACCCCCCTTTTTGGGAGGGAAAACATGGCTTGGAATTCAAGGGACATCACGCCTGACTTCTCCTTGCAGGGAAGGGGGCAGGGATGACAGTGGTGacctgtgctgtgtgctctcCACATGCAGGTGGCCGAGCAGCTCATCAACCCCTTTGGGGAGGACGACGATGACTTTGAAACCAACTGGCTCATCGACAGGAACCTGCAGGTAAAGGCGGGGAAGGTCCTCCAGGTGAGCCTCACCTGAAGAGGAACACCAAGGCAGGACAGTGACCAAATTCTCCTGCAACACCTCTGCCCCCACCTCCCTGCCTGCGATGGGAGAGATCCCCCCCAATCCACACGAGAGAATTTGGGGCTTCTGGCATATCTTTGTACACAGAGGGTGACTGCAGCTTCGGTCCATGCTCTGGGACatgggatggatccaggctgCTCGTTTCAGGCCTCAGCTGCCTTGGAATGACACATGATTCCTGCCTCTCCTGGGCTTTCCTACCCTGCATCCATCTAAAACTGCCTCATCTGCTTTCTGCCATGCAGTAACTCCacacctccagcccttctgtCCTAGCGAGCCTGTTGCTTTCCTGTCTCCTTCAGCAGCATATTCCTTCCAATTAATCAAATCTCTGCGTGAGAAACAACCCAAGTGACAGGAAACCACAGCAACCCCAGCCACTTGCCTGGGTTCCGTGCTGCACCActtcctccagctctgtgtTCCTTTGTACCCCGGATAACAGGCACGCAAAAAGCTGCTCACCCCGTgtgacattcctgctgtcctcCACAGGTCTCCCTCATGGCAGTGGATGAGATGCACCAGGATTTACCCATTCTGGAGAAGGATCTGTACTGGAACGAGCCCGATCCCCAGCCACCCTACACCGCAGCCACTGCCGAGTACAAGCGCCCATCCTTCCTGGGCTCCACTTTTGACATCAGGTGAGCGCAGGGACAAAGTGTGACAACACCTGGATCGGGTCTTGTGCAGGACATTACACTTGAGGAGCTTTTAGGTTTGTCCACAACAAGCCAACATCCTCCATGGAAGAGGATAAATTTGACCTCTCTCCCCCACTCACCTGTGGATGAGCATCCCTCTTTTGGGGGGCTAATGGCAATACAGGGAGAGGCTCGCCActggcagcagcattcccagtgctgccagcctCTCCAGATCCCCCCCCACCGTGTGGCTGCGTAACAGCCTGCTTTGCCTTTCCCAGCAtgcagaaggaagagatggagttccagcccctggagcagaTTAAAGAGAACGAGGAGGCCAACCACTCCACTCCCTTGCTGGGACACCTGGGCCGCCTCCTGGGTGTCCAGTCCCCGAGCTTCTCCAGGTCCTCTTCCCGGATGAACCTGCTGCGCCGGCGAGGAGATCCCGCGTCGCCCTTCTCCCATTATACCTACCAGGACATGGGGAAGTCTGGAAGCCCTTGTGGCATCAATCAGCCAAGGGGAGACTCCCAGGAGCAGTGGGACAGTGAAGAGGGAAAACTGAGGGAGTTTGATGCCTTCATGTCCACCCCCTTCTATGAGAGGCCTGGGTTCTACAGCGCTCCACAGACACCCATCAGCTCCATCCCCATGATTTTCCCTTCCCGCCGCCAAGGGCGCAAGAAGCCGCCGGCGCTCTCCAGCATCGCTGCGTGCTCCACTTCCCTTCGGGATGTCATCGTCAACAGCTCCCCTTCCAGGGCCAGCGATGTGGACAAGAGTCAGagctccctgggctctgctgcaaGAGAAACCTTTGTTTGGCCCACGGAGCGGAGCAGAGGTCCTGATTTCATGGCTGTGACAGTagaagaaggaaagagcagctccagggaagctGCCACCACGGGAAGCCCAGGAGCACAGTCCACAGCGTCCAACAGCCCAAAATTCCCCTTCCTGGCAGAGTCCCCCGAGCACGAGAAACAAGGCAGCTTCAAGAATCTGAAGAGCTCCAAAGCCTCGCACCCACCCTGGCTAAACCTGGAGAGCACGGCCTCAGCCACTCCCAATTCAGAGCATTCCAGTGCCTTTCACACCCCCAGTAACAAAACCCCCGGAGGCAGCGtctccctctgcttctccttcaCTCCAGTCACCTCTCCAGCGCTGGAAAGGTCCCACAAGGGGAACCTGGGCCCCGAGGCTCACAGCCTGAGTTTGGAAGATGCAGCCAGTGCTCCAGACCAGCACCCAGAGGTTTCCAGGAACATGAGAGACACTGGGAATGGAAGCACTAACCCCCCAGCTCCAAAAGagcccaggagagcagagagtcCATCCCCCAATGACTCTGGAATCTCCCTAGCCGAGGAGGACTACGTGGGGCTGATGGAGGTGATCCTGGAGGCCAGTGAAAGCCCAGGGGAGGAGCAGATGGACCAGTACAGCTAAAGGGGACCCCATGGATCCATGGGATACCTGCCTTATCCTGGCACTCACCCAAACAGAAGTGCTGGACATGCAGCTGGAGCCCGGCCTGGGCTAAAACCAGCACTAAGGACACAATGCTCCTGGCCTCAGCAGGCACAACTCGTGTTGCAACAAGAACAGAAgcaccaaaaaacccaatctGTAGCAAAAGAACAAGACTTTGAGTGTTAAATACTGCAGGTACCAGCCTGACCAGCCAGGTGTAGCCCAGAACAGGAGCACAGGTGATGCAGATATTTCCCCTCCTCATCACAGCAAGAATGAGAACTTGAGCTTCCAAGTCTCAGGCAGGACTTGCACTCCTAACAAGATACTCCAGGGAAAAGTAAGGGACTGAAGCAAGTCCCATCACTTGTGATGCAGACCCACAGTGCTTCTGCCAGTCCTGTCTGGCTGGTGTTTTCCAGTACTGGGAAAGTACTGGAGTAAGGCAGGGTAAGGGCCTACCAGCACGGGCAGCTGCAGCATCTGCCCAGCACATTGCTTCCTTCTGAAATTCCACATCCCCCCTGCCACAGATTTGACAGTGCTCAGAGAAAGATGGATGGCAGCAGACACCACTCAGCTGATTTTTACTGCCCAccctcagaaaataaaagcaaggctCAAGCCCAGGACCTCGGTTTCATTTCCTCATTTTAGTTCCCTGCAAGGAATTTAAAGAAACCAGAGCTTTTCCTActtctgccttcagcagcagctgcaaatcCCCTATGTCACACAACACATTGACCTCCCACTGCCTTCACTACAGCTGCCTGCTCTCCCTCCAAACTCAACAGGAAAAGCCAGCTGGAACCAAGTCACTTTATTGGCTGGAGGGCAGTACATAAAACACGAAGAGAAAGGGGGATATTTGGTACAGAGTATGGAACTGTTTATCTAGGTAGCTGAAGCTGCATGCACGGCTCGACAGTAAGTAGGAGTCCCACTGAAACCCACAGCATGGCTCTTGGCAAGGCTTCAGCTGTCACAGTCCCCGAGGGTGTGCTTGTCGAAGAGATACTCTGCCATGCCGTATTTGGGGGCCCCCATCTTCCGCAGGTTGGTCACATGGTCACCCAGCTCCTTGATGGCTTTCACCTGCTCATCCAGGTAATGGGTCTCAATGAAGTCACACAACTGCAAGGGAGACCAGAGGTTTAAATTCAGGCCTGAAATGCTACCGAGGCTCTctagggaaaggaaaggatgcAGGATTTTCAAGCTGAGAGGAAGCAGCATCTAGTTTTGTTTCAGAGCAAGATCAAAGCAAGCCAGGCTTACGTAGGCTCACTCGCTCCAGAACCCTGCGGAGCCAGGCAGCTCAGGAAGCCTCTCCTCCTCACTGCAGGAAGCATTAGCCAAGCTCCTGAACAGATTTAGACTCCCCCACTGCACAGCAAACTCACAGCAGTGGGGATTTACACCTCTGGTTTTAAGAAGTCCCTCTAACTTAAGCAGGACAGTCCCAAGAGTGCTTGGATTCTCACACATATTAGTAATCTCTTCCTGATACTAAGCAGTCTCAACCCAGCCTTGCCAAAAACTTCCATCTACAAAGAATCCTGTGTTTTCAAACACTGTTCTGAAACATCAGGGCTTTTAATATCCCAAAGCAACTCCAGAATTTTGTGGCAAAAAAGGCTCGTGACAAAAAGCCTTAAAAAGATGGAACGCAACGCCCTCAGAAACAGTCTCCATAGAGACTGCTCACAGACACACTTCAGAGGGAACAAAGCAGGTCCCTGCCACCTTAAAAATCTTCCTGGAAAGACAGCAGTAACCCCACCAAAGGGCTTTGTGAGGGCTGCACCCCTGGTTCACACCTTTTTTCACCTGTAACAGCATCAGGGACACACACAAGTAAAAGACATCCTTGCACAGCCACACTGATCCTCAGCATGCACTTACGTGTGGGTCGTTCTTTTCGGTCGCCAATTTGTGCAGTTCTAGCAGTGACTGGTTCACGTTTTTCTCCAGGTGCAGGGCACACTCCATGGCAGTCAGGCCATTCTCCCAGTCATCACGGTCTGGCTTCTGCAAGGGGAAAGCACAGGACATGTTTTCTGTAAGAACCCACAGACCAGCAGGGTAGAGAGCCTTTAGATCACTCTCAAAGCCTTGTTTTAGACCAAGTTTAGGCACTTATGTGAAGTCAAAAATGTGAAGTGCACCCTGGGAATAGAACTGAGTGAACCCTCAAAGTCCCACTTctccaaacacagcacagagccctTCTACTGGTAAATTAAATGATGGTGAGGAACCAGTTGTCTTCTGGTTCTGCCCTCAACCCACAGCAAATAAACCAGGGCTCAGCACCCTCTCCTTACACAATAAGTACTTTTTTATTAGTCAACCTGAACAAATCATCAAATTACTACACATCTCAAATGACTGTGCCTCTCCAGtgtcagctgctgctctttctgtGGAGAACCCAGAGGAAAATTCATCCCTTTccagctggggacagccccCAGCTCACCTTGATGTCCTGCAGGAAGATGCGCCCGCCCCTCTGGTTTTGCAGCTTCATCAGCTTCTCAGCGTGCTCCCGCTCCTCGTGGGACTGATGCAGGAAGTATTTGGCAAAGTTTTTCAGGGCCACATCATCCCGGTCAAAATAGTaggactgaaaaataaagagttCACAGGCTCAAAACCCCTGCTTCAGGATGGCTGTGGTCCAAGCCCAGGCCAGCAAGGCAGTGTGGAACAACTCTCCCCTTAGTATGATTCAATTTTTCCAGCAAGGATTAAATTTTAACCTGTATCCCTACCAAGGGCACGAATAAATGGTGTTTGTGTCCTTGGCTCAGCTCTGAAGataccaacaaaacaaaaaccaccaaaacccgATGCCCCACAGACACCTCTTCTGAGCACCACGAAATGGCAGCCTTGAAAAGCCTTTATCAAGGAGAAATCTTCCCCTTGTTTGCCCGAGCTTGTTTACAATGATCACATTGCAAGTCAGGGTCATGCCTTGCAACACCAGGTAAGGGTAAGCCAAGAACTTTTAGGTACTTAGCAATaaagctctcttgcttcccTAGGCTTTCCAGGGATTAGACTAAGGAATACACTTTCTacttctggggggaaaaaaaatgtcacatttaaAACACAAGAGATAAATGGAACTAAAATATGAATTCAACAGCAAATACTtttctgaaaaccaaaaaaacccctgtaacAGCACTTAGAAGCCATCACACAGCTTGTTTATTCCTTGGTAAGAGCCATTACCAGGATTCAATGGTAAGTTCTGTATCAACTGCCAGTTATTTACCAACCTTCTACAGAATTCTCTGCTCTTAACCCAGCGGCCTGGAGGTTCAAGGCAAGACACTGGTGCTTGTGTACCACGATCACCCACCAACACAAGCTCAAAACAGGGCTCAGAAACAAATTAACacgaaaaaaaaaagctgcagaattCGTGCCACAACATAGCACAGTGTCACTAGGAAGTTTCAGTGTCTCAGCGCGCCCACAGCACCAGGATTGCTGCACAGAGGTCAGGGGACGGCTAAAACGGGCGCCTCGGGCCAAAGAAGACATGTAAACACAGGGCCCAAGGAAACCGTGGATTCCTACCGATTCCTGGAGGAAAACCCGTGCCTGGGAGGAAAGCACTCCTGCGGGAAAGGTGCCAAGCGCCTCGTTCGGCGCCTCCCGCTACCCAGCCCGGCCCCAAGGGCAGAGCCGCCGGCAAGGCGCTGAGCGGGGCTGATAACGAGGCCGCCAAGGGCAACGGCCGCGGGCCCGCGGAGCAGGCGAGATAAAGGGCCTCACCTA
Encoded proteins:
- the BEST1 gene encoding bestrophin-1 isoform X3, encoding MERQHLQTALLRVPDLHLALLHHQPCLQADPEREPKADVREAGAVLQQLRRANPRVLCAGSPLGFYVALVVSRWWAQYESIPWPDRIMNLVSCNVDGEDEYGRLLRRTLMRYSNLVSVLILRSVSTAVYKRFPSMEHVVRAGLMTPEEHKKFESLNSPHNKFWIPCVWFSNLAVKARNDGRIRDSVLLQGILNELNTLRSQCGRLYGYDWISIPLVYTQVVTVAVYSFFLACLIGRQFLDPEKAYPGHELDLFVPVFTFLQFFFYAGWLKVAEQLINPFGEDDDDFETNWLIDRNLQVSLMAVDEMHQDLPILEKDLYWNEPDPQPPYTAATAEYKRPSFLGSTFDISMQKEEMEFQPLEQIKENEEANHSTPLLGHLGRLLGVQSPSFSRSSSRMNLLRRRGDPASPFSHYTYQDMGKSGSPCGINQPRGDSQEQWDSEEGKLREFDAFMSTPFYERPGFYSAPQTPISSIPMIFPSRRQGRKKPPALSSIAACSTSLRDVIVNSSPSRASDVDKSQSSLGSAARETFVWPTERSRGPDFMAVTVEEGKSSSREAATTGSPGAQSTASNSPKFPFLAESPEHEKQGSFKNLKSSKASHPPWLNLESTASATPNSEHSSAFHTPSNKTPGGSVSLCFSFTPVTSPALERSHKGNLGPEAHSLSLEDAASAPDQHPEVSRNMRDTGNGSTNPPAPKEPRRAESPSPNDSGISLAEEDYVGLMEVILEASESPGEEQMDQYS
- the BEST1 gene encoding bestrophin-1 isoform X2 — translated: MTVTYTNRVADARLGTFSQLLLQWKGSIYKLLYSEFLIFISLYFTISLVYRLILSESQRLMFEKLALYCNSYAELIPVSFVLGFYVALVVSRWWAQYESIPWPDRIMNLVSCNVDGEDEYGRLLRRTLMRYSNLVSVLILRSVSTAVYKRFPSMEHVVRAGLMTPEEHKKFESLNSPHNKFWIPCVWFSNLAVKARNDGRIRDSVLLQGILNELNTLRSQCGRLYGYDWISIPLVYTQVVTVAVYSFFLACLIGRQFLDPEKAYPGHELDLFVPVFTFLQFFFYAGWLKVAEQLINPFGEDDDDFETNWLIDRNLQVSLMAVDEMHQDLPILEKDLYWNEPDPQPPYTAATAEYKRPSFLGSTFDISMQKEEMEFQPLEQIKENEEANHSTPLLGHLGRLLGVQSPSFSRSSSRMNLLRRRGDPASPFSHYTYQDMGKSGSPCGINQPRGDSQEQWDSEEGKLREFDAFMSTPFYERPGFYSAPQTPISSIPMIFPSRRQGRKKPPALSSIAACSTSLRDVIVNSSPSRASDVDKSQSSLGSAARETFVWPTERSRGPDFMAVTVEEGKSSSREAATTGSPGAQSTASNSPKFPFLAESPEHEKQGSFKNLKSSKASHPPWLNLESTASATPNSEHSSAFHTPSNKTPGGSVSLCFSFTPVTSPALERSHKGNLGPEAHSLSLEDAASAPDQHPEVSRNMRDTGNGSTNPPAPKEPRRAESPSPNDSGISLAEEDYVGLMEVILEASESPGEEQMDQYS
- the BEST1 gene encoding bestrophin-1 isoform X1 — its product is MERQHLQTALLRVPDLHLALLHHQPCLQVSTFTPTAWPGAGHGINTGSGQGSCWTGTCQTLFTGGKEEGELLLFVPFRLILSESQRLMFEKLALYCNSYAELIPVSFVLGFYVALVVSRWWAQYESIPWPDRIMNLVSCNVDGEDEYGRLLRRTLMRYSNLVSVLILRSVSTAVYKRFPSMEHVVRAGLMTPEEHKKFESLNSPHNKFWIPCVWFSNLAVKARNDGRIRDSVLLQGILNELNTLRSQCGRLYGYDWISIPLVYTQVVTVAVYSFFLACLIGRQFLDPEKAYPGHELDLFVPVFTFLQFFFYAGWLKVAEQLINPFGEDDDDFETNWLIDRNLQVSLMAVDEMHQDLPILEKDLYWNEPDPQPPYTAATAEYKRPSFLGSTFDISMQKEEMEFQPLEQIKENEEANHSTPLLGHLGRLLGVQSPSFSRSSSRMNLLRRRGDPASPFSHYTYQDMGKSGSPCGINQPRGDSQEQWDSEEGKLREFDAFMSTPFYERPGFYSAPQTPISSIPMIFPSRRQGRKKPPALSSIAACSTSLRDVIVNSSPSRASDVDKSQSSLGSAARETFVWPTERSRGPDFMAVTVEEGKSSSREAATTGSPGAQSTASNSPKFPFLAESPEHEKQGSFKNLKSSKASHPPWLNLESTASATPNSEHSSAFHTPSNKTPGGSVSLCFSFTPVTSPALERSHKGNLGPEAHSLSLEDAASAPDQHPEVSRNMRDTGNGSTNPPAPKEPRRAESPSPNDSGISLAEEDYVGLMEVILEASESPGEEQMDQYS
- the FTH1 gene encoding ferritin heavy chain, producing the protein MAAPPSQVRQNYHQDCEAAVNRQINLELYASYVYLSMSYYFDRDDVALKNFAKYFLHQSHEEREHAEKLMKLQNQRGGRIFLQDIKKPDRDDWENGLTAMECALHLEKNVNQSLLELHKLATEKNDPHLCDFIETHYLDEQVKAIKELGDHVTNLRKMGAPKYGMAEYLFDKHTLGDCDS